Genomic segment of Benincasa hispida cultivar B227 chromosome 1, ASM972705v1, whole genome shotgun sequence:
GGTGAGAGGAAACAAAAGCCTGCACAAATAGCTAAGTAAAAGAATATCTAACTTCACATTCAAATTCAAGTGATTTCACAAAGATAATTGTCGTAAGGAATTCCTAGTAAGTAGTAACCGTGTTGAGTTCCAAATACAGGAAAAGTAGTAACTCTACCAATTACcaaatatattcatatataagATGTAAATATACATGTATTTAATAATTGAGATTAGCaagtaaagaaaataagaaacttCACAAGGAGTAAAATAATTCTCAGAAAACAACTTCAAACTAGTAAACCAAAAACTTAGATTACTGAATAGCTcgacagaaaaaaaaaatctattgggATATCATCTGAATGTATTTAATATGACGATATCTCCTTATGTTACTAAATGGCTCATCTAGCTAGCCAACAAAGAACGTCCATTTGTAGTAGAAGAAAAGCTGAAAATGGGCATCTAACTCGAGAACTAGAAAGGTAtttacatattaatataatgCAACATATGTCATACCACCCTACTGTCATCATCGTTTCTCTCCTCATTTTTGGAACCCAAGCCATCTTGATGCGCTACATCATATGTGGCATGAAGGCCAATAAACAGATAGTACAGAAGCATTACTGCGCTGCAAATGAAGAACCTTAAGAATGCCACGGTACCCAAAGATCCAATAAGAGTGAGATTCATCCCTATGGACAGTGATGGGAGCCAGGGAACAAGAGGGACACCCCAAACCTTCGGTGATCGATACTTGGGAAGGAACGACATAGCCAGCGTGCTAAGGAACCAAATCAAGGCAGGCACAACATACTCAATCCATCCATGCCTATTCAAATTCCAAACTACTGCCAATGTTAAACAAGAAccaaaaatgataaataaacaaatcaGAAACTTGATATAATCACTTCTTGGTGTTGTGTCCTTAACATAGTATCGCCTTACTAGCAATGCAACAGCCATAAGCATAAAAATGGCAAGTGTGCTGAATGAAAAAACACTTGATAAGACGTCCAAACTGGAGAAAAATGCAACGATTGCACTAGTTATGGTCGTCAAAAGTGTAGCATATACGGGAGTTCCAGTTTTCGGGTGAACTAAGGCGAAGAGGGGTGGAATCAGATGGGCTCTAGCAATCTGTGTGGTGTAGCGAGCCTGTCCCATTGATCCCACCAGCAAGCTTGTAGTCATTCCCTTGATAGCAACTATGCTAACTACGTATTTAGCCCATGTCATCCCAATTTTATCAAAAGCAACGGAAAAGGCTGCATTCCTGTCAATCTCTGTATACTTTTGCAGCATTGTTAAGGACAAGGCCATCAAGCAATAGATCACAGAGATCACAGACATGGACCCAATCAAACCTATCGGTATATCCCTTGAAGGTTGTTTGGTTTCCTCAGCCATGGTGGCCACCATATCAAATCCAGTATAAGACCAGTAAACAACAGCTGCAGCTCGAAAAACACCCTTCGCTCCAAAAGGGAAAAAGGGTACCAAATTTGCAGAATTCCCTTTTACAAATCCAACCACAATCACAAAGGCAATCAGCAAGCTACTAATTATAGAAGTTATCCATGTCAAGAAAGATGTTCTCCTCGTTCCACTCATAGCAATACCATTAGCAACAAGAAGCACTATAACAGCAATTGGATCCAGAAGATTAAACCCTTCAGACAAGAAACTCGCCTTAATCCGAAGAAAATCGGGGTTATCAGTGTTGATCATACTCGCAAAATAGGAAGACCAAGACCGACCGAGTCCAGCCGCACCAACAATTGCCTCCAAGAAGATATTCCCCGCAGCGATGAACGCAATAAAATCTCCCAATTCGATGCGAAGAAAAGAGAACGACCCTCCGGCGACAGGAACTTCGACAGCAAATTCAGAATAACAGAAAACAGAGAGCAGTGCAGATAGGCCCGAAACTATGTAAGAGATCACAATTGAGGGTCCGGCATCATCGCGTGCTTCTAAGCCGGTGATCGTGAAAATGCCGGAACCAACTACAGAACCAAAAGCGAGCCATATCAAATCCCACCAAGTGAGGCATTTCTTCATCCCGACTTCGCTGGCCTTAGGAAGTTCGAAGAGCTCATTAGCGTCGGAGGAGCGGTCCAGAAGACGGTCCTTGAGCCGGGAACACGTTTGCGACAGAGCATATTTGTACGATGAACAGTCCCGGAATGACTCTTCTGGAAAAACATCTTCCTTGCTCCACCTCCTCCAGTAGCTTCTTTGCACCGGCGGCGGCGGTCCATATGGTGGCTCCGACGTGGGGGCGTCCATTCCGGCGAGATTGGCGGTGAGAGGGATTGAAGTTTTGATTTGGCTGATTACAAGAGTGATCGCTGATTGGCGATAAAAATAtctgattttattttatatttaaacaaaaaagaaactaccttttttttagaaaatttatttgattttattttacaCACCCTGAAAATAtggattattatttttattcaaagaaaatatgaaTTATTTATAGTCACGTGATGGGCATTccgaattttaaatttgaagtatAGAACCACTCTTTTGGTAAAATTATAGATCTGGCCTTTATTTTGAACCTAGTCTTTATTTAGTCtacataatttttataagatttggcccatttaaaaattattcaatagatAAGTTACGAAGAAAAATTATAAGATTTATACttacaaaagaaaatatataatgaacaaaataataatgatttatttaaaattattattaccatatttacaaataataataaaatatcatcgTCTATCTGCGATAGATTGCAATAGACCACGATAGACGACTATATCTATCATGACACAATAGACATCATAGACATGATAGACGgtgaaattttaatatatttgtaaatattttttttggttcaattttctatatttaaaaataatccaaaCTAAACTTAGGAAGAGGAGAAAttagtttttttctaaaaataaaaatagatggTATTGATTGAATTATTTATGTGTTTATCTTTTTATAGTAAATGTGATATCTAATTAGATAATTTGGACAAAATGGTAAAACACAAAGAACAAATCTTAATGATTCTTgtcacaaaataaaattttccatAAATTGGTCAGAAGGTGAATTCTGTGAGTGAATTCAAAACATGATCACTCTTGAAAGATTAtgttaaaggatataaataaGTTGTAAAATTAATACCTTAATGCAATaatacaaaggaaaaaaaagactaTAAAATGGTAACTTTAGCCattgttttctaaatgatttCCTTTGTTATTCCATCTTTAACCATTTTCAATGCATCAccgtttaataatatatttgatatactttaGGTTGGTATATATACTTTTATTTGATAGTGATACGATAATCAACTACTATAATTCAATAATTTATGCAATTGTTATACTAAATTACCATTCATTATATCAAATTTATTGGTCAATGAGTACTCGTACACTTGTTACTATTCATGAACTTAAATTGAATACTCAttcatttgtttaaaatataaggGGCGGTGAAGTTCGCAATTTGGattctgttttatgttttcagattcacTGAGTTCAGTGAATATGTTTTTGATAGATAATTCgaattctattttttaaaactgtTTTTGGATTATGTGATCTAAATAGTATAAATTctgaaaataacatttttatgttgtatccaaatttgaattttaaaattttaaatataaaattatattaaataaaaaataaaagaatttagaAACATGGTATGTCAAATTATAaacttatttcaaaatttttaaattaaaatatgtattatataatgtattataaattatgttaaattctaaatttggtTCCTATATGTTGGATAAAGTTAAAAGTTAttccatatagttttaaattttagaaattagttcctatagtttgatataacTTCATATATAGTCTCTATGGTTTGTTATATCCTCTTAAATATGCCTTAATATAGAGACTATTTATGAAgtttttatcaaaccatagggaaaattttgaattagaaaCCATAaacctaaatttaaattttttccaAATGATAAGaacacaaattttaatttatactattaattatataatattataaaataataatatatatattttttaatataaaccatatttataaataaattgataatagtttattgtcaactaataCTTAATGGACAACTACAGCTAGTTTGTAATTGTTTAAGTTATAATCCAATTTATGAATTCTGCTATCAAACACATATAAAATACAACTCTATTTTCATTTGAtcccttgttttcaaatttctgttttcaaattctctaccaaacagaCCCTAAATTTTTTAGTACATCGTCATCAACTTGCATGGTTCAATTCACCgttttggtaaccattttgaaTATATAATCGATAAACTATTGGTACTTCAATGTTACacttgaaattaaattttgaacaagtgATTATCTACCATTAATATAATAGAATCaatgtattttaaaaaagtattaTATACTAATAATGCGCCAATGTTGTACTTGAAATTAATCTTGAAGTGATATTGATATACTACTAAATACACCAATGTTatacttaaaat
This window contains:
- the LOC120067414 gene encoding cationic amino acid transporter 8, vacuolar-like; amino-acid sequence: MDAPTSEPPYGPPPPVQRSYWRRWSKEDVFPEESFRDCSSYKYALSQTCSRLKDRLLDRSSDANELFELPKASEVGMKKCLTWWDLIWLAFGSVVGSGIFTITGLEARDDAGPSIVISYIVSGLSALLSVFCYSEFAVEVPVAGGSFSFLRIELGDFIAFIAAGNIFLEAIVGAAGLGRSWSSYFASMINTDNPDFLRIKASFLSEGFNLLDPIAVIVLLVANGIAMSGTRRTSFLTWITSIISSLLIAFVIVVGFVKGNSANLVPFFPFGAKGVFRAAAVVYWSYTGFDMVATMAEETKQPSRDIPIGLIGSMSVISVIYCLMALSLTMLQKYTEIDRNAAFSVAFDKIGMTWAKYVVSIVAIKGMTTSLLVGSMGQARYTTQIARAHLIPPLFALVHPKTGTPVYATLLTTITSAIVAFFSSLDVLSSVFSFSTLAIFMLMAVALLVRRYYVKDTTPRSDYIKFLICLFIIFGSCLTLAVVWNLNRHGWIEYVVPALIWFLSTLAMSFLPKYRSPKVWGVPLVPWLPSLSIGMNLTLIGSLGTVAFLRFFICSAVMLLYYLFIGLHATYDVAHQDGLGSKNEERNDDDSRVV